In Halorubellus sp. JP-L1, one DNA window encodes the following:
- a CDS encoding redox-regulated ATPase YchF, with the protein MTYKIGLVGKPSVGKSTLFNAATMNDVPEGAYPFTTIDPSVGEAYVRVDCAAPEFDESCTPDTGYCADGTRFVPTKLVDVAGLVPGAHEGKGLGNQFLSDLNEADVLVHVVDFSGETDLEGEPTEGHDPREDVAFLEDELDQWYVDVLEKGIERHRSGYHGNDGDIEVDLAEQMNAFGTNKDEIKQVILALDLELDPDAWDDDDRERLARELRKRTKPMVIAANKMDTPEAQANFEAITSDPEYEHLTIVPASAHAEKALKSAAESGVVEYTPGAGEFEIVGDVSDEQEAGLEQIREFVTAFDGTGVQDAIETALFDELGTKAVFPGGADAMGDDQGRVMRDCWLLPDHATTEDLAYHLHSDIGDGLLHAMDCRSGRQISTSHELDHRDVVELVTTS; encoded by the coding sequence ATGACTTACAAGATCGGACTCGTCGGCAAGCCCAGCGTGGGCAAGTCGACGCTGTTCAACGCGGCGACGATGAACGACGTCCCGGAGGGCGCGTACCCGTTCACGACGATCGACCCGAGCGTCGGCGAAGCGTACGTCCGCGTGGACTGCGCGGCGCCCGAGTTCGACGAGTCCTGTACGCCGGACACCGGCTACTGCGCCGACGGGACGCGGTTCGTGCCCACGAAACTCGTCGACGTTGCCGGCCTCGTCCCCGGCGCTCACGAGGGGAAGGGCCTGGGGAACCAGTTCCTCTCGGACCTGAACGAGGCGGACGTCCTCGTGCACGTCGTCGACTTCTCCGGCGAGACCGATCTCGAGGGCGAACCGACGGAGGGCCACGACCCGCGCGAGGACGTCGCGTTCCTCGAGGACGAACTCGACCAGTGGTACGTCGACGTCCTCGAGAAGGGCATCGAACGCCACCGGTCGGGCTACCACGGGAACGACGGCGACATCGAGGTGGACCTCGCCGAGCAGATGAACGCGTTCGGGACGAACAAGGACGAGATCAAGCAGGTCATCCTCGCGCTCGACCTCGAACTCGACCCGGACGCGTGGGACGACGACGACCGCGAACGCCTCGCTCGCGAACTACGCAAGCGCACGAAGCCCATGGTGATCGCGGCGAACAAGATGGACACCCCGGAGGCACAGGCGAACTTCGAGGCGATCACGAGCGACCCCGAGTACGAGCACCTCACGATCGTCCCCGCGAGCGCGCACGCCGAGAAGGCCCTCAAGTCGGCGGCCGAGAGCGGCGTCGTCGAGTACACGCCGGGCGCCGGCGAGTTCGAGATCGTCGGCGACGTCAGCGACGAACAGGAAGCCGGCCTCGAGCAGATCCGCGAGTTCGTGACGGCGTTCGACGGCACGGGCGTCCAGGACGCCATCGAGACCGCACTCTTCGACGAGCTCGGCACGAAGGCGGTGTTCCCTGGCGGCGCGGACGCGATGGGTGACGACCAGGGGCGCGTGATGCGGGACTGCTGGCTCCTCCCCGACCACGCGACGACCGAGGACCTCGCGTACCACCTCCACAGCGACATCGGCGACGGCCTCCTGCACGCGATGGACTGCCGGAGCGGCCGCCAGATCTCGACGAGTCACGAACTCGACCACCGCGACGTCGTCGAACTCGTCACGACGAGCTGA
- a CDS encoding NAD(P)/FAD-dependent oxidoreductase, with protein sequence MSERVAVVGAGVAGCGVADALAGTDREVVVVEKARGVSGRAATRRKHGCRYDHGANYVKPGEDDEFTGVLESFGVEGLHDVAEPVWVHDADGDIQPGRERDARKWTYEAGITQFAKRVLDASDATVELETEIESLERDDAASDDATATGPWSLVDADGERYAGFDRVVLTPPAPQTAALLAATAWDDDRRDAVRAAADGVAYRTVRTLVLHYDFRVDRPWYALVDPEQTHPVGWLAREECKPGHVPDGESLLIAQMSPAWSVAHDDDPTETAASAAADRVADLLADDRYRDPNWVDSQGWRYALPENAAGDAVRAAEAAGLYCAGDWVVGDGRVHRAFENGRTVGRRLRERG encoded by the coding sequence ATGAGCGAGCGAGTCGCGGTCGTCGGCGCCGGCGTCGCCGGCTGCGGGGTCGCGGACGCCCTCGCCGGGACCGACCGCGAGGTCGTGGTGGTCGAGAAGGCCCGCGGCGTGAGCGGCCGCGCGGCGACGCGACGCAAACACGGCTGTCGCTACGACCACGGCGCGAACTACGTCAAACCCGGCGAGGACGACGAGTTCACGGGCGTCCTCGAGTCCTTCGGCGTCGAGGGACTGCACGACGTCGCCGAGCCGGTGTGGGTGCACGACGCCGACGGCGACATCCAGCCGGGTCGGGAGCGCGACGCGCGCAAGTGGACGTACGAGGCCGGCATCACGCAGTTCGCCAAGCGCGTCCTCGACGCGAGCGACGCCACCGTCGAACTCGAGACCGAGATCGAGAGCCTCGAACGCGACGACGCCGCGAGTGACGACGCAACCGCCACCGGTCCGTGGTCCCTCGTCGACGCCGACGGCGAGCGGTACGCCGGCTTCGACCGGGTCGTACTGACGCCACCGGCACCCCAGACCGCCGCGTTGCTTGCGGCGACGGCGTGGGACGACGACCGACGCGACGCCGTTCGCGCGGCCGCCGACGGCGTCGCGTACCGGACCGTCCGCACGCTCGTCCTCCACTACGACTTCCGCGTGGACCGTCCGTGGTACGCGCTCGTCGACCCCGAGCAGACCCATCCCGTCGGGTGGCTGGCGCGCGAGGAGTGCAAACCCGGGCACGTCCCCGACGGCGAGAGCCTCCTGATAGCCCAGATGAGTCCCGCGTGGTCCGTCGCGCACGACGACGACCCGACCGAGACGGCCGCGAGCGCGGCCGCGGACCGCGTCGCCGACCTCCTCGCGGACGACCGGTACCGCGACCCGAACTGGGTGGACTCGCAGGGCTGGCGGTACGCACTCCCCGAGAACGCGGCCGGCGACGCGGTCCGCGCCGCCGAAGCCGCCGGCCTCTACTGCGCGGGCGACTGGGTCGTCGGTGACGGCCGCGTCCACCGCGCGTTCGAGAACGGACGCACGGTCGGGCGTCGACTCCGCGAGCGAGGATAG
- a CDS encoding HAD family hydrolase, whose translation MTNAVGFDLDHTLAVPGRDRRRILAAAVDDVDAPPVSREAYLAAHRETHDAVTRAPIFDAVLPEDATVSPDALAAAYRRRIAEGIRPVDDAAALVESLRADRPVGLLTNGPVKAQGDKLDALDWWQAFDAVLVTGQLPAGKPDRRAFDALASALGVDVVDLVYVGDEPVVDVEGAVDAGARAVQVVWPEGPERSPHADAVVDRAHLARDLPGVLDDLD comes from the coding sequence GTGACAAACGCCGTCGGGTTCGACCTCGACCACACGCTCGCCGTCCCCGGCCGGGACCGTCGACGGATCCTCGCCGCGGCCGTCGACGACGTCGACGCGCCCCCGGTGTCTCGGGAGGCGTATCTCGCCGCGCACCGCGAGACTCACGACGCGGTGACGCGCGCGCCCATCTTCGACGCCGTCCTCCCCGAGGACGCGACCGTGTCCCCGGACGCGCTCGCGGCGGCGTACCGGCGACGCATCGCCGAAGGCATCCGTCCCGTCGACGACGCCGCCGCGCTCGTCGAGTCCCTGCGCGCGGACCGCCCGGTCGGTCTCCTGACGAACGGCCCGGTGAAAGCGCAGGGCGACAAGCTCGACGCACTGGACTGGTGGCAGGCGTTCGACGCCGTCCTCGTCACCGGCCAGCTCCCCGCGGGGAAACCAGACCGGCGCGCGTTCGACGCGCTCGCGAGCGCACTTGGCGTCGACGTCGTCGACCTCGTGTACGTCGGCGACGAACCCGTCGTCGACGTCGAGGGCGCGGTCGACGCCGGCGCCCGCGCGGTCCAGGTCGTCTGGCCAGAGGGCCCCGAGAGGAGCCCGCACGCGGACGCCGTCGTCGACCGCGCGCACCTCGCCCGCGACCTCCCCGGCGTCCTCGACGACCTCGACTGA
- a CDS encoding GNAT family N-acetyltransferase translates to MTLFPETMRTPRLRFERLDEAVDAFERYEWTRASRDARERETRFVTDTPDSHPKATVDDLGAAREAWGDADGAKWTIFLRPGEPDAGGDPVEAGEAPRVSDGRADGVRETGDRVHVGVASLDPLWDRRRFHTGVALHRPYWGRGYAGERAPALLKVGFERLDLDVASVAHFEGNENSRSQMESWVDRFGGQEDGRFRNWVPRDDGDAEPWDLRSYSISAENYRDAGGAPEVELDPETVPVATDDPTAVGGESA, encoded by the coding sequence ATGACGCTGTTCCCGGAGACGATGCGGACGCCCCGGTTGCGGTTCGAGCGACTGGACGAGGCCGTGGACGCGTTCGAGCGCTACGAGTGGACGCGGGCGAGTCGCGACGCCCGCGAGCGCGAGACGCGCTTCGTCACGGATACGCCGGACTCGCACCCGAAGGCGACCGTCGACGACCTCGGCGCCGCGCGCGAGGCGTGGGGCGACGCTGACGGGGCGAAGTGGACGATCTTCCTCCGCCCCGGCGAACCCGACGCCGGCGGCGACCCCGTCGAGGCAGGCGAGGCGCCACGCGTCTCGGACGGTCGAGCGGACGGAGTCCGCGAGACGGGCGACCGCGTGCACGTCGGCGTCGCGAGTCTCGACCCGCTCTGGGACCGACGACGCTTCCACACGGGCGTCGCGCTCCATCGACCGTACTGGGGCCGCGGGTACGCTGGCGAGCGCGCGCCCGCGCTCCTGAAGGTCGGGTTCGAGCGCCTCGACCTCGACGTCGCGTCCGTCGCGCACTTCGAGGGGAACGAGAACTCGCGCAGCCAGATGGAGTCGTGGGTCGACCGCTTCGGCGGCCAGGAGGACGGCCGGTTCCGGAACTGGGTGCCGCGCGACGACGGTGACGCGGAGCCGTGGGACCTCCGGTCATACAGCATCAGCGCCGAGAACTACCGGGACGCGGGCGGCGCACCCGAGGTCGAACTCGACCCCGAGACGGTGCCGGTCGCGACCGACGACCCGACGGCTGTCGGCGGTGAGTCGGCGTGA
- a CDS encoding GNAT family N-acetyltransferase — MTDLFPRVFETERLRFERVQPETLDARELYPYVSSESGIAEATQYMTWDPHAHPRETMEYVSHVGDANDAAESGNYALYPKLGEDGAGEFAGNAGLSPDWDRRTAEFGIWLRKPFWGRGYSGERADAFVELAFARLGLDAVTVTVVDDNDRSVRAIEKYVDRWGGRHDGHFRHLRTHGDDPVTLHRYSIARNHYETAGVDVDLIVVE, encoded by the coding sequence GTGACCGACCTCTTCCCGCGCGTCTTCGAGACCGAGCGACTCCGGTTCGAGCGCGTCCAGCCGGAGACGCTCGACGCCCGCGAACTGTATCCGTACGTCTCCAGCGAGTCCGGGATCGCCGAGGCCACGCAGTACATGACCTGGGACCCCCACGCGCACCCGAGGGAGACGATGGAGTACGTCTCGCACGTAGGGGACGCGAACGACGCGGCCGAGAGCGGGAACTACGCGCTCTACCCGAAGCTTGGCGAAGACGGCGCCGGCGAGTTCGCGGGGAACGCCGGCCTGAGTCCGGACTGGGACCGGCGGACCGCCGAGTTCGGCATCTGGCTCCGCAAGCCGTTCTGGGGGCGCGGATACTCGGGCGAGCGCGCCGACGCGTTCGTCGAACTCGCGTTCGCGCGCCTCGGCCTCGACGCGGTCACCGTCACCGTCGTCGACGACAACGACCGGTCGGTGCGCGCCATCGAGAAGTACGTCGACCGCTGGGGCGGCCGCCACGACGGCCACTTCCGGCACCTCCGGACGCACGGCGACGACCCAGTGACCCTCCACCGGTACAGCATCGCGCGCAACCACTACGAGACGGCCGGCGTCGACGTCGACCTCATCGTCGTCGAGTGA
- a CDS encoding GNAT family N-acetyltransferase has translation MDLFPDAFETERLRYERLDAAMDAFECYEHMGTDEFERLSEHISKDRHHHPKDSLDYLEESAEKWREGDRANWAMFPRDGEGGAGEFAGVASLIPLWDRRTARLGVWLLEEYQGRGYAGERADALIALAFDRLDLELVAAGHTDANDASRKAIERYVERYGGEYEGVLRNWVVLDDEPRDLHRYSISAAEYDEAGVDVDLAVEETLEE, from the coding sequence ATGGACCTCTTCCCGGACGCGTTCGAGACCGAGCGACTGCGGTACGAGCGTCTCGACGCGGCGATGGACGCGTTCGAATGCTACGAGCACATGGGAACCGACGAGTTCGAGCGCCTCAGCGAGCACATCTCGAAGGACCGTCATCACCACCCGAAGGACAGCCTCGACTACCTCGAGGAGAGCGCCGAGAAGTGGCGCGAGGGCGACCGCGCGAACTGGGCGATGTTCCCGCGCGACGGTGAGGGAGGCGCCGGCGAGTTCGCGGGCGTCGCGAGCCTCATCCCGCTCTGGGACCGCCGGACGGCGCGCCTCGGCGTCTGGCTGCTCGAGGAGTACCAAGGTCGCGGGTACGCCGGCGAACGCGCCGACGCCCTGATCGCGCTCGCGTTCGACCGGCTCGACCTGGAACTCGTCGCCGCCGGGCACACCGACGCGAACGACGCCTCGCGGAAGGCCATCGAGAGGTACGTCGAGCGCTACGGCGGCGAGTACGAGGGCGTCCTCCGGAACTGGGTGGTGCTCGACGACGAACCGCGCGACCTCCACCGGTACTCCATCAGCGCCGCGGAGTACGATGAGGCCGGCGTCGACGTCGACCTCGCCGTCGAGGAGACCCTGGAGGAGTAG
- a CDS encoding GNAT family N-acetyltransferase, with translation MTDLFPDVVRTDRLRLVRETDAYVDLAERYASLAADSVSDEEVEYAGVETFEHLGDAREYVERREDHWEERRGVVYGIRPRDGERGAGELAGEAELSMDWPQRAGHLSCSLRKPFWGRGYSGERAAALIALAFERFDLEVVRTCHAVGNENSRRAVETYVERFGGERTARTRNEGRLDGEPCDLVWYTIPRRGYADSGERPPVAFRDGGAGA, from the coding sequence GTGACCGATCTGTTCCCGGACGTCGTCCGCACCGACCGCTTGCGGCTCGTCCGCGAGACAGACGCGTACGTGGACCTCGCCGAGCGCTACGCGTCCCTCGCGGCCGACTCGGTGAGCGACGAGGAAGTCGAGTACGCCGGCGTGGAGACGTTCGAGCACCTCGGCGACGCTCGCGAGTACGTCGAGAGACGCGAGGACCACTGGGAGGAGCGGAGAGGGGTCGTCTACGGCATCCGGCCGCGGGACGGCGAACGCGGTGCGGGGGAACTCGCCGGCGAAGCCGAGCTGTCGATGGACTGGCCGCAGCGAGCCGGCCACCTCTCGTGCTCTCTCCGGAAGCCGTTCTGGGGCCGCGGGTACTCGGGCGAACGCGCCGCGGCACTCATCGCGCTCGCGTTCGAGCGGTTCGACCTCGAAGTCGTCCGAACGTGTCACGCCGTCGGGAACGAGAACTCGCGGCGCGCCGTCGAGACGTACGTCGAGCGCTTCGGCGGCGAGCGCACCGCACGGACGCGCAACGAGGGCCGGCTCGACGGCGAGCCCTGCGACCTCGTCTGGTACACCATTCCGCGGCGCGGGTACGCGGACAGCGGCGAACGCCCGCCGGTCGCGTTCCGCGACGGAGGTGCCGGCGCGTGA
- a CDS encoding DUF5817 domain-containing protein, with protein MYHVVGCSECSALRIVEGRPERSSCTRCGASKQFSKLKQFVSTEDIDHAREVRASMLANRQGEGEVFATVDSFAEMEDAVAESVVDDDEFLERSGVDADAAREAADRAETGLASTSGGSKRDTVLNALSDLDDPSLEDVVAYAADRGVDRAYVERALGKLERAGEVSQSEGTYRQL; from the coding sequence GTGTACCACGTCGTCGGGTGCAGCGAGTGCAGCGCGCTCCGCATCGTCGAGGGTCGCCCGGAGCGGAGTTCGTGCACGCGCTGTGGCGCGAGCAAGCAGTTCTCGAAACTGAAGCAGTTCGTGTCGACCGAAGACATCGATCACGCACGCGAGGTGCGCGCGTCGATGCTCGCGAACCGCCAGGGCGAGGGCGAGGTGTTCGCGACCGTCGACTCGTTCGCTGAGATGGAGGACGCGGTCGCCGAGAGCGTCGTCGACGACGACGAGTTCCTCGAACGCAGCGGCGTGGACGCCGACGCCGCCAGGGAAGCCGCCGACCGCGCCGAGACCGGGCTCGCGAGCACGAGCGGCGGGAGCAAGCGCGACACGGTCCTCAACGCGCTGTCCGACCTCGACGACCCCTCCCTCGAGGACGTCGTCGCGTACGCCGCGGACCGCGGCGTCGACCGCGCGTACGTCGAACGCGCCCTCGGGAAGCTCGAACGCGCCGGCGAGGTCTCCCAGTCCGAGGGCACGTACCGCCAGCTCTGA
- the hmgA gene encoding hydroxymethylglutaryl-CoA reductase (NADPH) has translation MTDAESLAARVRDGDLRLHELEEHADAETAATARRLYVEAATGADLSVTGDYALSAEQASASAIENMVGATQVPVGVAGPVEVAGGDADGEFFLPLATTEGALLASVNRGLSVIRSAGGASARVTKEGMTRAPVFRVDGVVEAAETVEWVREHVDELRAAAESTTSHGELLDVTPYVVGDSVFLRFRYDTKDAMGMNMATIATEAACDVVTAETPASLVALSGNMCTDKKPAAINAVEGRGRSVTADVEIPGEVVEERLHTTASAIAEANTRKNLVGSAKAGSLGFNAQAANVVAAAFLATGQDEAQVVEGANAITTVEERDGDLYASVSLASLEVGTVGGGTKLSTQAEALEVLGFAGGGDPPGSNARALAEVIAVGALAGELSLLAALASNHLASAHEDLGR, from the coding sequence ATGACCGATGCCGAGTCCCTGGCGGCGCGAGTTCGCGACGGCGACCTGCGACTACACGAACTGGAGGAACACGCCGACGCGGAGACGGCGGCGACGGCGCGGCGACTGTACGTGGAAGCGGCGACGGGCGCGGACCTGTCGGTGACCGGCGACTACGCACTTTCCGCCGAGCAGGCGTCGGCGTCCGCGATCGAGAACATGGTCGGTGCGACCCAGGTCCCGGTTGGGGTCGCGGGCCCGGTCGAGGTCGCTGGTGGGGACGCCGACGGCGAGTTCTTCCTGCCGCTGGCGACGACTGAAGGTGCGCTGTTGGCGAGCGTGAACCGCGGGCTGTCCGTGATCCGGTCCGCTGGTGGGGCGAGTGCGCGCGTGACGAAGGAGGGGATGACGCGAGCGCCCGTGTTCCGCGTCGACGGCGTCGTGGAGGCGGCCGAGACCGTCGAGTGGGTGCGCGAGCACGTCGACGAGTTGCGGGCGGCCGCGGAGTCGACGACGAGTCACGGCGAACTCTTGGACGTGACGCCGTACGTCGTCGGCGACTCGGTGTTCCTCCGGTTCCGGTACGACACGAAGGACGCGATGGGGATGAACATGGCGACGATCGCGACGGAGGCGGCCTGCGACGTGGTGACGGCGGAGACGCCGGCGAGTCTCGTCGCGCTCTCGGGGAACATGTGTACGGACAAGAAGCCGGCGGCGATCAACGCCGTCGAGGGCCGCGGGCGGTCGGTGACGGCGGACGTCGAGATCCCCGGCGAGGTCGTCGAGGAGCGCCTGCACACGACGGCGAGTGCGATCGCGGAGGCGAACACGCGCAAGAACCTCGTGGGGAGTGCGAAGGCGGGGAGTCTCGGGTTCAACGCGCAGGCGGCGAACGTCGTGGCGGCGGCGTTCCTCGCGACCGGTCAGGACGAGGCGCAGGTCGTCGAGGGCGCGAACGCGATCACGACCGTCGAGGAGCGCGACGGCGACCTGTACGCGTCGGTGTCGCTCGCGAGCCTCGAGGTCGGTACCGTTGGCGGTGGAACGAAGCTGTCGACGCAGGCGGAGGCCCTGGAGGTGCTCGGGTTCGCGGGCGGCGGCGACCCGCCGGGGTCGAACGCGCGTGCGCTCGCGGAGGTCATCGCGGTCGGTGCGCTCGCCGGCGAACTGTCGCTGCTGGCGGCGCTGGCGTCGAACCACCTGGCGTCGGCCCACGAGGACCTCGGTCGCTGA
- a CDS encoding carboxypeptidase-like regulatory domain-containing protein codes for MRTLLGLLVVAICLAPVASAAPVASTTGADEVASSAQVTITVAVVDEAGDPVDGANVTVTYDDTVLRTETFANGKAFVDVPEGADVTVDVSKSGLALNRPASVANVDGETVVDVQLFPVATALVTVKTPNGEAIEGARVRLEKDGEVLAAATGETAANGTFVASGLERGDYSVDVSGDGYYSTTTSFVVRNRAGKTVTLEPGTVSVNFRTVDGHFSDRRPVSATVEIHDGDQFVSNVSTGESGSRTVSLDVNTEYRVVVKKNGYERERNTLTTGEGDSNATYAINRTPSLSLSATNSQVVTGQTVQVSVTDEYDEPVSGASVRVGDETVAETDDAGEAVVTIESDGDVTITAVSGSLEATTTVESVSPGSDEPTTTATTTPTTQETTTMPTTSETATTAGPPDDGDDDGVLPTPGFGSVAALLAVALALVALAARRTA; via the coding sequence ATGAGAACTCTTCTGGGTCTACTCGTCGTCGCGATCTGTCTCGCCCCGGTCGCGTCGGCCGCGCCGGTCGCGTCGACAACGGGTGCGGACGAAGTCGCGTCGAGCGCACAGGTGACGATCACGGTGGCAGTGGTCGACGAGGCCGGCGATCCGGTCGACGGCGCGAACGTGACGGTGACGTACGACGATACCGTGTTGAGAACGGAGACGTTCGCGAACGGGAAGGCGTTCGTCGACGTCCCCGAGGGCGCGGACGTGACGGTCGACGTCTCCAAGTCGGGGCTCGCCCTGAACAGACCGGCGTCGGTCGCGAACGTCGACGGGGAGACGGTCGTGGACGTGCAGTTGTTCCCGGTGGCGACGGCGCTCGTGACGGTGAAGACGCCGAACGGCGAGGCGATCGAGGGCGCGCGCGTCCGCCTCGAGAAGGACGGCGAGGTGCTCGCGGCGGCGACCGGTGAGACGGCGGCGAACGGGACGTTCGTCGCGAGCGGCCTCGAGCGCGGGGACTACTCGGTCGACGTGTCCGGCGACGGCTACTACTCGACGACGACGTCGTTCGTCGTCCGGAACCGGGCAGGGAAGACGGTGACCCTGGAACCGGGGACGGTGTCGGTGAACTTCCGGACGGTCGACGGGCACTTCTCGGATCGCCGGCCGGTGTCGGCGACCGTCGAGATACACGACGGCGACCAGTTCGTGTCGAACGTCTCGACGGGCGAGTCCGGGTCGCGGACGGTGAGTCTGGACGTGAACACCGAGTATCGCGTGGTCGTGAAGAAGAACGGCTACGAGCGCGAGCGCAACACGTTGACGACCGGCGAGGGCGATTCGAACGCGACGTACGCCATCAATCGCACGCCGTCGCTGTCGCTGTCGGCAACGAACTCGCAGGTCGTGACCGGCCAGACGGTGCAGGTGTCCGTGACCGACGAGTACGACGAACCGGTGTCGGGTGCGTCCGTCCGCGTCGGCGATGAGACGGTGGCGGAGACGGACGACGCCGGGGAGGCGGTCGTCACCATCGAGAGCGACGGCGACGTGACGATCACGGCCGTCAGCGGGTCGCTGGAGGCGACGACGACGGTCGAGAGCGTGTCGCCGGGATCGGACGAACCGACGACGACGGCGACGACGACGCCGACGACCCAGGAGACGACGACGATGCCGACGACGAGCGAGACGGCGACGACCGCTGGACCGCCTGACGACGGCGACGACGACGGTGTCCTCCCGACGCCCGGGTTCGGGAGCGTCGCGGCGCTGCTCGCGGTCGCGCTCGCCCTCGTGGCGCTGGCGGCACGCCGGACGGCGTAG
- a CDS encoding 30S ribosomal protein S8e — translation MQDQGPSPRKRTGGRRRRFNKRKKHQLGRLPTETQLGEPRFRVIDTRGNTEKTRALATDVACVADAGDTVETEIEDVVENPANPNYVRRNIITKGALIETGEGTARVTSRPGQTGQVNAVLVE, via the coding sequence ATGCAAGACCAGGGTCCGTCGCCGCGCAAGCGCACCGGCGGTCGACGTCGACGCTTCAACAAGCGCAAGAAGCACCAGCTCGGTCGCCTGCCGACCGAAACGCAACTCGGCGAACCCCGCTTCCGCGTCATCGACACGCGCGGGAACACCGAGAAGACGCGCGCGCTCGCCACCGACGTGGCGTGCGTCGCCGACGCCGGCGACACCGTCGAGACCGAGATCGAGGACGTCGTCGAGAACCCGGCGAACCCGAACTACGTCCGCCGGAACATCATCACGAAGGGCGCACTCATCGAGACGGGCGAAGGCACGGCTCGCGTCACGTCCCGTCCGGGCCAGACCGGACAGGTCAACGCCGTCCTCGTCGAGTAA
- a CDS encoding DUF2240 family protein: MSLRVAVAAPFRQRGTDSLAESEFVVALSLDRDWFSPDQAKRLVDVAAGEGLLERDDGELSPTFDPSGVEVPDGFVPDDDVLRERSTFERVLDALVDAGAQKHEAVAGINDLQQRLGVTVSAAAVVYGRREGVDVADAASKAMTELEGEDA, from the coding sequence GTGAGCTTGCGCGTCGCCGTCGCCGCCCCGTTCCGCCAGCGAGGCACGGACAGCCTCGCCGAGAGCGAGTTCGTCGTGGCGCTGTCCCTCGACCGGGACTGGTTCTCGCCCGACCAGGCCAAGCGCCTCGTCGACGTCGCGGCCGGCGAGGGACTGCTGGAGCGCGACGACGGCGAGCTGTCGCCGACGTTCGACCCGAGCGGCGTCGAGGTCCCCGACGGGTTCGTGCCGGACGACGACGTGCTCCGGGAGCGGTCGACGTTCGAGCGCGTGCTGGACGCGCTCGTCGACGCGGGCGCCCAGAAGCACGAGGCGGTCGCGGGCATCAACGACCTCCAGCAGCGCCTCGGCGTGACGGTGTCCGCGGCCGCGGTCGTCTACGGTCGCCGCGAGGGCGTGGACGTCGCCGACGCCGCGTCGAAGGCGATGACGGAACTGGAGGGTGAAGACGCGTGA
- a CDS encoding GNAT family N-acetyltransferase gives MSALFADEILTERLRLVRESVAESDLGERYASLSTEAVDDDELAYVPVEPFEHLQDAREFVAQREERMKSGDAGTYVVRPRNGEPGAGEVAGEAELFAMWDERTAFMTFGLRKRFWGRGYSAERAAALLLLAFERLDLDLVSVTHLVENENSRRAIEKYVDRFGGERVGRFRKMHVVDGEPVDLLRYAITAADYEASGERPNCEFVYDADGGADA, from the coding sequence GTGAGCGCGCTGTTCGCCGACGAGATCCTGACCGAGCGGCTGCGGCTCGTCCGCGAGTCTGTCGCCGAGAGCGACCTCGGGGAGCGCTACGCGTCGCTGTCGACCGAGGCGGTCGACGACGACGAGCTCGCGTACGTCCCTGTCGAGCCGTTCGAGCACCTGCAGGACGCCCGCGAGTTCGTCGCACAACGCGAGGAGCGCATGAAGAGCGGCGACGCGGGCACGTACGTCGTCCGCCCACGTAATGGCGAACCAGGCGCTGGCGAGGTGGCCGGCGAGGCCGAGCTGTTCGCGATGTGGGACGAACGGACGGCGTTCATGACGTTCGGACTCCGGAAGCGCTTCTGGGGACGCGGGTACTCCGCGGAACGTGCCGCCGCCCTCCTCCTGCTGGCGTTCGAGCGCCTGGACCTCGATCTCGTGTCGGTCACGCACCTCGTCGAGAACGAGAACTCGCGCCGGGCCATCGAGAAGTACGTCGACCGGTTCGGCGGCGAGCGCGTCGGCCGGTTCCGGAAGATGCACGTCGTCGACGGCGAGCCAGTCGACCTCCTGCGGTACGCCATCACCGCCGCGGACTACGAGGCCAGCGGCGAGCGACCGAACTGCGAGTTCGTCTACGACGCCGATGGAGGTGCGGACGCGTGA